The following are encoded together in the Robertmurraya sp. FSL R5-0851 genome:
- a CDS encoding IS4 family transposase, producing the protein MDKITRKNSFGQWFSPINSHLFEEQVKTLKLDFYTKKLTTESFLKLFLFAQLQEVESLHALSDSLFNDQLQKEINLDSISISQLSRRLNGLNPDLFQRLFLDLVSQIHAKTHYTKLVMPLKIIDSSTLPLNLTNHRWAKFRKTKAGVKLHLRLVFMEKGISYPEKAIMTTAKEHDRNQLEIMVDDKECMYVFDRGYLDYERFDRMTDDGFFFLTRLRKNAVIREVCDFKLPEGTTVLSDQMVIIGTIQNRAENYFRLLKVMDSKGNLLHLITNRFDLSAEEISEMYKSRWAIELFFKWIKQHLNIKKFYGQSDWAIQNQVFIALIVFCLHVLAQIETKSKRKTLQISRYLRAALWKPAHIWLRKIEGKAIP; encoded by the coding sequence ATGGACAAGATTACACGAAAAAATTCATTTGGACAATGGTTTTCACCAATTAATTCTCATTTATTTGAGGAGCAAGTGAAAACATTGAAATTAGATTTCTATACGAAAAAATTAACGACTGAATCGTTCCTAAAATTATTCCTGTTTGCACAATTACAGGAAGTTGAGAGTCTTCATGCACTAAGTGATAGTCTTTTCAATGACCAACTTCAAAAGGAGATCAACCTTGATTCTATTAGTATTTCTCAGTTATCACGTCGATTAAATGGGTTGAATCCTGACCTTTTCCAAAGGCTATTTCTCGATTTAGTATCACAAATTCATGCTAAAACACACTATACAAAACTGGTCATGCCGTTAAAAATCATCGATTCAAGCACATTGCCACTGAATTTGACCAATCATCGTTGGGCTAAATTCCGCAAAACAAAGGCCGGTGTGAAACTGCATCTACGCCTTGTGTTTATGGAAAAAGGGATTTCCTATCCTGAAAAAGCGATCATGACAACGGCAAAGGAACATGATCGCAATCAGCTTGAAATCATGGTGGATGACAAAGAATGCATGTATGTGTTTGACCGTGGATACTTAGACTACGAACGCTTTGATCGAATGACCGATGATGGTTTCTTTTTCCTCACCAGATTGCGAAAAAATGCCGTCATCAGGGAAGTTTGTGATTTTAAACTCCCAGAAGGAACGACTGTTTTGTCGGATCAAATGGTGATCATTGGTACGATTCAAAATCGAGCTGAAAACTACTTTCGCCTTTTAAAAGTCATGGATTCAAAAGGGAACCTACTTCACTTAATCACGAATCGCTTTGATTTGAGTGCCGAAGAAATTTCTGAAATGTATAAATCTCGTTGGGCGATTGAGTTATTTTTTAAATGGATTAAGCAACATCTCAACATAAAGAAATTCTACGGACAAAGTGACTGGGCCATTCAGAATCAAGTTTTTATTGCGCTGATTGTATTTTGCTTACATGTTCTAGCACAAATTGAAACAAAAAGTAAGCGAAAAACCTTACAAATAAGCCGTTATTTAAGGGCAGCCTTATGGAAACCAGCACACATCTGGCTTCGAAAAATTGAAGGCAAAGCTATCCCTTAA
- a CDS encoding IS4 family transposase has protein sequence MDNIISNQTVFSKCLSFLPFEKFKGSSLDNGVKKLTTANLMRICVAMQLGNWKSYEETEERIRAMDGTEELFGLTSISASQLSRRVNALPSVLPRQLFLDAVTQLNKLTSNRKGIPSLGRLHLVDSSSLLLGPTLGKWTYFTKHSNCVKLHTRIVITDPGTAYPDMVIPSTGNVDDREVMLNLVVDPHATHVMDRGYVDYKKMDHWVENRIPFAMRIQAGHKANMIKSYEVPAGSRVKLDALVVMGSSFRSMEQPLRLVEFTDEEGKEYRVVTNRWDLKAEEVTELYRHRWMIELFFKWMKQHLRLVKLQSTQPQGIWNQIFFAMAAYCVTLYVRLVENNKKTTWKVLTLLRIHAERTWESFLNELHRLPQRTSKGRQKSHHPPNEIELHDAGVAIVKQVGVSTSSMAKYKKQRK, from the coding sequence ATGGATAACATCATATCAAATCAAACTGTATTTAGTAAATGCCTTTCTTTCTTACCATTTGAAAAATTTAAGGGTTCGTCCTTAGACAACGGAGTAAAAAAACTGACCACCGCTAATTTAATGAGGATTTGTGTCGCTATGCAACTAGGAAATTGGAAATCCTACGAGGAAACAGAAGAACGTATTCGTGCCATGGATGGTACAGAAGAACTGTTTGGCCTCACTAGTATAAGTGCATCTCAACTAAGTCGTCGAGTCAATGCCTTACCTTCGGTCCTGCCACGGCAGTTATTTCTTGATGCTGTTACCCAGTTGAATAAATTGACGAGTAACAGAAAAGGGATCCCTTCTTTGGGCCGTCTGCATCTCGTAGATTCCTCTTCTCTGCTTCTTGGACCTACACTAGGAAAATGGACGTATTTTACAAAGCATAGTAATTGCGTGAAGCTACATACTCGGATTGTGATAACCGATCCCGGCACAGCTTATCCCGACATGGTCATTCCTTCTACAGGTAATGTGGATGATCGTGAAGTCATGCTTAATCTCGTGGTAGACCCTCATGCGACCCATGTGATGGACCGTGGCTATGTGGATTACAAAAAAATGGACCATTGGGTGGAAAACCGGATTCCATTCGCCATGCGTATCCAAGCTGGGCATAAGGCGAACATGATAAAATCCTATGAAGTTCCCGCTGGCAGTAGGGTTAAGCTAGACGCCTTAGTCGTCATGGGGAGTAGTTTTAGATCCATGGAACAGCCCCTTCGTCTTGTGGAATTCACGGATGAAGAAGGGAAAGAGTACCGTGTAGTAACCAATCGGTGGGATTTGAAAGCTGAAGAAGTAACTGAATTGTACCGGCACCGTTGGATGATTGAACTATTTTTTAAGTGGATGAAACAACATCTACGTCTAGTTAAACTACAAAGTACCCAACCTCAAGGAATCTGGAACCAGATTTTCTTTGCTATGGCGGCGTACTGTGTCACTTTATATGTTAGGTTAGTTGAGAATAATAAGAAGACCACCTGGAAAGTGCTCACCCTTCTTCGCATCCATGCCGAAAGGACATGGGAAAGTTTTCTCAATGAGTTACACCGGTTACCACAAAGAACATCTAAAGGAAGACAAAAGAGCCATCACCCGCCAAATGAAATTGAACTTCATGATGCAGGTGTGGCAATTGTAAAACAGGTGGGGGTAAGTACTAGTTCAATGGCAAAATATAAAAAACAAAGAAAATAA
- a CDS encoding low molecular weight protein-tyrosine-phosphatase, translating into MVKVLFVCLGNICRSPMAEAMFRDLVKREGLEHKITVDSAGTGDWHLGKPPHQGTQDILSQHQISFEGQVARQILAADLNEFDYIVAMDSQNEKNIHKLKSLQSSVKIVKLLDYVPEAEKVDVPDPYFTGNFQEVFDLLKIGCERLLKEIQTNENASWEGK; encoded by the coding sequence ATGGTTAAAGTTTTATTTGTATGCCTCGGGAATATTTGTCGTTCACCAATGGCAGAGGCGATGTTTCGTGATTTAGTGAAAAGGGAAGGATTAGAACATAAAATAACGGTTGACTCTGCGGGTACGGGAGATTGGCATCTTGGAAAGCCTCCTCATCAGGGAACACAGGATATATTAAGTCAGCATCAAATTAGTTTCGAGGGACAGGTGGCTAGACAAATTCTTGCTGCTGATCTAAACGAGTTTGACTATATTGTGGCCATGGACTCTCAAAATGAAAAAAATATACATAAGCTGAAATCTCTTCAGTCGAGTGTCAAAATTGTAAAACTGCTTGATTATGTTCCGGAAGCAGAAAAAGTGGATGTTCCAGATCCGTACTTTACTGGGAACTTTCAAGAAGTGTTTGATTTATTAAAGATCGGCTGTGAACGTTTATTAAAAGAAATTCAAACGAATGAGAATGCAAGCTGGGAGGGAAAATGA
- a CDS encoding MFS transporter: MKNSKQAFWILVSIVAISGFSQGMLLPLVAVIFEKSGISSGMNGMNATALYIGILLASPFMEQPLRKFGYKNIILFGGLLVVVALALFPLWQNFWFWLLLRFFIGIGDHALHFATQTWITSSSPEATRGRNLSLYGLFFGIGFAVGPLMTPLVNISPSLPFIISSAMCLVGWVFIFALKNEYPDNDEGLGGFKDTGKRFGQALKYGWVAFLPPLAYGFLESSLNGIFPVYALRSGIEVSEVSILLTSFAVGGIITQLPLGIISDRFGRRKVLIVILFLGFTSFSAASFLEDSFLGLFICFLSAGMVVGSTFSLGIAFMTDIMPKNLLPTGNLLCGIAFSLGSLTGPSIGGVIIQAFDQISFFHIVSTLLFSIFLVIVVFGKRMKVNLASENSA, translated from the coding sequence ATGAAAAATAGTAAACAGGCTTTCTGGATCCTTGTCAGCATTGTAGCGATCTCAGGCTTCAGTCAAGGAATGCTGCTGCCATTAGTCGCGGTTATTTTTGAAAAAAGCGGGATCAGTTCTGGAATGAACGGAATGAATGCTACTGCTTTATATATAGGAATTCTTCTAGCCTCACCTTTTATGGAGCAGCCACTTCGAAAATTTGGATATAAAAACATTATTTTATTCGGAGGATTGTTGGTGGTCGTTGCCCTGGCCCTTTTTCCTTTGTGGCAAAACTTTTGGTTTTGGCTTTTGCTTCGCTTTTTCATTGGGATAGGTGACCACGCCCTTCACTTTGCCACACAAACCTGGATCACTTCTTCTTCTCCAGAAGCAACAAGGGGAAGAAATCTTTCTTTGTACGGATTGTTTTTTGGGATCGGATTTGCGGTTGGACCACTGATGACACCGCTTGTTAACATTAGTCCCTCCCTTCCATTTATCATCTCATCAGCCATGTGTCTCGTCGGTTGGGTGTTTATTTTTGCATTAAAAAATGAATATCCTGACAATGATGAAGGGCTCGGTGGCTTTAAAGACACAGGCAAACGTTTTGGGCAAGCTCTAAAATACGGTTGGGTCGCATTTTTACCACCGCTTGCGTATGGATTTTTAGAATCATCCTTGAATGGAATTTTCCCGGTATATGCCCTCAGATCTGGTATTGAAGTGTCAGAAGTGTCGATCTTGCTAACTTCCTTCGCAGTGGGTGGGATTATTACACAGCTGCCGCTCGGAATCATTAGTGACCGCTTTGGACGCCGGAAAGTGTTGATTGTCATTTTGTTTCTTGGATTTACGAGCTTCTCTGCAGCGAGCTTTTTAGAAGATTCATTTCTTGGTTTATTTATTTGCTTCCTATCAGCCGGTATGGTGGTTGGTTCCACATTTTCGCTAGGAATAGCGTTTATGACGGATATTATGCCGAAAAATCTATTGCCTACAGGAAATTTGCTTTGCGGAATCGCCTTTAGCCTTGGAAGCTTAACAGGCCCTTCGATTGGTGGAGTCATCATTCAAGCCTTTGATCAAATCAGCTTTTTCCATATCGTAAGCACCCTTCTTTTTTCCATCTTCCTTGTGATCGTTGTGTTTGGGAAACGGATGAAGGTAAACTTAGCGAGTGAAAATAGTGCGTGA
- a CDS encoding YtxH domain-containing protein has translation MSGTKKFWTGVLWGALAGGAITLLDRDTRQAVVQGCKKTSGELSYYIKHPDEVVEQVKDATTKIRSTVEQVSGDISFIADKVEELREVTPAVKGIVKETKEVFQNEEE, from the coding sequence ATGAGTGGAACAAAAAAGTTTTGGACAGGTGTTCTTTGGGGAGCTCTTGCCGGAGGGGCAATCACTTTACTCGACCGTGACACCAGACAGGCTGTTGTACAAGGTTGTAAAAAGACAAGTGGAGAGCTATCCTATTATATCAAGCATCCAGATGAAGTGGTCGAACAGGTGAAGGATGCAACCACCAAAATTCGTTCAACCGTTGAGCAAGTAAGTGGAGATATTTCATTCATTGCAGACAAGGTCGAGGAACTTCGCGAAGTAACACCAGCTGTAAAGGGGATTGTGAAGGAAACAAAAGAGGTTTTCCAAAACGAAGAAGAATAG
- a CDS encoding DUF1128 domain-containing protein, whose translation MNLSEKSVENVEYMIEKIKEKLKVLNLGAIKPSHFDENMYEELKEIYDLVMKRDSFSPSETQALAEELGNLRKQ comes from the coding sequence ATGAACTTGTCTGAGAAATCAGTAGAAAATGTGGAATATATGATTGAAAAGATAAAGGAAAAGCTAAAGGTATTAAACTTAGGTGCCATCAAACCATCACATTTTGATGAAAATATGTATGAAGAGCTAAAAGAAATTTATGACCTCGTGATGAAGAGAGATTCGTTTAGCCCAAGTGAAACGCAGGCATTAGCGGAGGAATTAGGGAATCTAAGAAAACAATAA
- a CDS encoding heavy metal translocating P-type ATPase → MNTELKAIERPIEVNESFFEKVKPHAELIAAITSGVLIAVGWTLEKIDWSTTSIIAFLFAFVIGGFAKAKEGIEDTIADKELNVEMLMIFAAIGSAIIGYWTEGAILIFIFAMSGALETYTMNKSHKEISALMELQPEEALLIRGNHEATVHVSELRIGDHILVKPGERVPSDGKIIKGQSNLDEAAITGESLPVSKGIGEEVFAGTVNVNGSLTVEITKPSSDTLFQKIIQLVQSAQSEKSPSQLFIEKFEGTYVKSVLAIVVLMMFVPHFALGWSWTETFYRAMILLVVASPCALVASIMPATLSAISNGAKHGILFKGGVHLENLSHLQAIAFDKTGTLTKGKPEVTDIIVVEELERQPLLQAVASIENHSNHPLAQAIVTYVKKETGSTLAHPESIEDVSGYGVRASLDGLDWKIGKADFVGKMEAESFSNGIAKQLASEGKTIVFVKQNETLVALIALKDVVREETKAAIDLLKAKGIYTIMLTGDSEKTAEAIAGESHVDEYVAECLPETKVEKLKEIRKRFGTVAMVGDGINDAPALATANVGIAMGEGSDVALETADIVLMKNDLPRIAEAITLSQRMNRIIKQNVIFSITVIMLLIASNFLQFLDLPFGVIGHEGSTILVILNSLRLLKS, encoded by the coding sequence ATGAATACAGAATTAAAGGCTATAGAGAGACCTATTGAAGTAAATGAAAGCTTTTTTGAAAAAGTAAAGCCGCATGCGGAATTAATCGCTGCCATTACGAGTGGGGTTCTCATTGCGGTTGGTTGGACATTAGAAAAAATCGATTGGTCGACCACATCTATTATTGCCTTTCTGTTTGCTTTTGTGATCGGTGGATTTGCTAAAGCCAAGGAAGGAATAGAAGATACGATCGCAGATAAGGAATTGAACGTAGAAATGCTGATGATCTTTGCTGCGATCGGTTCGGCGATTATCGGTTATTGGACTGAGGGGGCCATTCTAATCTTTATTTTTGCAATGAGTGGAGCACTTGAGACGTACACTATGAACAAGAGCCATAAGGAGATCTCTGCACTAATGGAGCTTCAGCCGGAAGAGGCACTCCTTATCCGCGGGAATCATGAGGCAACGGTCCATGTAAGCGAGCTTCGTATTGGCGATCATATTTTAGTCAAACCTGGTGAACGCGTCCCTTCAGACGGAAAAATTATTAAAGGCCAATCGAACTTAGATGAAGCGGCGATTACAGGGGAATCACTTCCAGTAAGTAAAGGAATCGGGGAAGAAGTATTTGCTGGTACGGTGAATGTAAATGGATCTCTTACCGTAGAGATCACCAAACCAAGTAGCGACACTCTATTTCAAAAGATCATTCAATTGGTTCAATCCGCACAAAGTGAAAAATCACCTTCTCAACTTTTCATTGAGAAATTTGAAGGAACTTATGTAAAATCAGTTCTTGCTATCGTTGTACTTATGATGTTTGTGCCACATTTTGCCCTTGGCTGGAGTTGGACGGAAACCTTTTATCGGGCGATGATTTTACTTGTGGTTGCCTCCCCTTGTGCGTTAGTGGCGTCAATTATGCCGGCAACCTTATCTGCCATTTCCAATGGTGCGAAGCACGGCATCCTTTTTAAAGGCGGAGTTCATCTAGAAAACCTTAGCCACTTACAGGCTATTGCCTTTGATAAAACCGGGACCCTTACAAAAGGGAAACCTGAGGTAACGGATATCATTGTGGTCGAAGAGTTGGAAAGACAGCCCCTTTTACAAGCAGTCGCATCCATAGAGAATCATTCGAATCATCCACTAGCTCAAGCGATTGTTACTTATGTAAAAAAAGAAACAGGGTCTACGCTAGCTCATCCGGAGAGTATTGAAGATGTATCAGGGTATGGGGTGAGAGCAAGTCTTGACGGACTGGATTGGAAAATTGGGAAAGCTGACTTTGTTGGCAAGATGGAGGCAGAAAGCTTTTCTAATGGGATAGCCAAACAGCTTGCATCTGAAGGGAAAACGATTGTTTTTGTGAAGCAAAATGAAACGCTTGTTGCTCTTATTGCATTAAAGGATGTGGTACGTGAGGAAACAAAAGCGGCCATTGATTTGTTAAAAGCAAAAGGGATATATACGATCATGCTAACGGGTGATAGTGAAAAAACGGCTGAAGCGATCGCTGGCGAAAGTCATGTGGATGAATACGTCGCCGAATGCCTGCCAGAAACAAAGGTGGAAAAACTAAAAGAAATTCGAAAGCGGTTCGGTACCGTTGCAATGGTTGGAGATGGAATCAATGATGCTCCTGCTTTAGCAACAGCCAATGTGGGGATAGCCATGGGTGAAGGATCAGATGTAGCACTTGAAACAGCTGATATCGTGTTAATGAAGAATGACCTTCCTCGTATTGCCGAAGCCATTACACTATCACAAAGAATGAATCGAATTATCAAACAAAATGTCATTTTTTCTATCACTGTCATCATGTTGTTAATTGCTTCAAACTTCCTCCAATTTTTAGACCTTCCGTTTGGGGTCATCGGACATGAAGGTAGTACCATTCTTGTGATTTTAAACAGCCTACGTTTATTAAAGTCATAG
- a CDS encoding OsmC family protein gives MEFHMKDVGFYTETPYGRLDVAGDEAYGFRPYQLLVASVAVCSGGVLRKVLEKMRMTIEDIHIATDVERNKEEADRVEVIKVHFTIKGVNLDEKKIHKAMELTRKNCSMVQSVIGKIDIVETFEIASK, from the coding sequence ATGGAATTTCATATGAAGGATGTCGGGTTTTACACAGAAACACCATACGGAAGATTAGATGTGGCAGGTGATGAAGCTTACGGATTCCGTCCTTATCAGCTTTTAGTTGCTTCAGTTGCTGTATGTAGCGGGGGAGTTCTTCGCAAAGTGCTTGAAAAGATGCGCATGACGATTGAAGATATACACATTGCTACAGATGTGGAAAGAAACAAAGAGGAAGCGGATCGAGTCGAGGTGATTAAAGTTCACTTTACGATTAAAGGTGTGAACCTAGACGAAAAGAAAATTCATAAGGCAATGGAATTAACACGGAAAAACTGCTCGATGGTTCAATCCGTGATTGGAAAAATTGATATCGTTGAAACGTTTGAAATTGCTTCAAAATGA
- a CDS encoding HD domain-containing protein, with protein sequence MRLIRIDEYEPRTMQLAKPVFDRQKRVLLAAGRSIHPSYLKKLIDLDIRYLFIEDAESFGISLEEMLDVPTWVDAVDVLQAVYKAVEKKEELPIRPIQQLAIKLVEEVNKRKAILLIPASSLAEELREYAHSVNVTLLALQIAKKYHISQMQIRDLAVGALVHDIGKVLTPLKDDHPRVGFEYLRKTREVSLLSAHVAYQHHEAFDGSGVPRGLREKEIHEFAQICSIANFYENALSKKGIPPHEVMEYVMTKSGTLFSTDLVKLFVQEVPHFIPGTKVILNNGRQAIVTKVRGNLQRPFVRYLDSNEEVSLGENHTLLITEVLEQ encoded by the coding sequence ATGAGATTAATTCGAATTGATGAATATGAGCCACGTACCATGCAGTTGGCGAAACCGGTATTTGATCGGCAAAAAAGGGTGCTTCTTGCAGCCGGCCGCTCAATCCATCCATCCTACCTGAAAAAGTTAATCGATCTTGATATTCGATATTTATTTATAGAGGACGCAGAGTCATTCGGAATTTCGTTGGAGGAGATGCTCGATGTACCCACATGGGTGGATGCAGTAGATGTACTCCAAGCGGTTTATAAAGCGGTAGAGAAAAAGGAAGAACTTCCGATTAGACCCATTCAACAGCTCGCGATAAAGCTGGTGGAGGAAGTAAACAAAAGAAAGGCTATTCTTTTAATACCTGCCTCATCATTAGCGGAAGAGCTACGAGAATACGCCCATTCGGTTAATGTCACACTTCTTGCATTACAAATTGCGAAAAAATATCACATTTCCCAAATGCAAATTCGTGATTTAGCTGTCGGAGCCTTGGTTCATGACATAGGAAAAGTTCTAACTCCTCTGAAGGATGATCATCCAAGAGTAGGGTTTGAATATTTACGAAAGACGAGAGAAGTGAGTTTGCTCTCTGCTCATGTTGCTTATCAGCACCACGAGGCCTTTGATGGTAGTGGCGTACCTAGAGGGTTACGTGAAAAAGAAATACATGAATTTGCTCAAATCTGCAGCATTGCAAATTTTTACGAAAATGCATTATCTAAAAAGGGAATTCCTCCTCATGAGGTAATGGAGTATGTGATGACAAAGAGTGGAACGCTTTTTAGCACAGACTTGGTAAAGCTGTTTGTCCAAGAGGTACCACACTTTATTCCAGGAACGAAGGTCATTCTCAATAATGGGCGCCAAGCGATTGTCACGAAAGTGAGAGGTAATCTTCAAAGACCGTTCGTGCGATACTTAGATTCGAATGAAGAAGTTTCGTTAGGGGAAAATCACACATTATTAATCACGGAAGTGTTGGAACAGTAA
- a CDS encoding pyridoxamine 5'-phosphate oxidase family protein yields the protein MDVKDKVLHMFDNHAIGTLATIQDGKPFSRFMLYFHDGLTLYAATHKDTHKLDDMNSNPNVHILLGLEAGSFTSHYCEIEATSQVEESPDLRKRFWDDSLAEWMSGSDDPNYVLLAFKPERILYFEKAGSDPEELTM from the coding sequence ATGGATGTAAAAGATAAAGTACTACATATGTTTGATAATCACGCGATTGGAACGCTTGCTACGATTCAAGATGGGAAACCATTTAGCCGATTTATGCTCTATTTCCACGATGGGTTGACATTATATGCAGCCACTCACAAAGATACACATAAGCTCGATGACATGAATTCCAATCCAAATGTTCATATTTTACTCGGTCTCGAAGCAGGAAGCTTTACCAGTCATTATTGTGAAATAGAGGCAACCTCCCAGGTTGAAGAATCACCGGACCTTCGGAAAAGATTTTGGGACGATTCATTAGCTGAATGGATGTCGGGCTCAGATGATCCGAATTACGTATTATTAGCTTTTAAGCCAGAAAGAATACTTTATTTTGAAAAAGCGGGCAGTGATCCAGAAGAGCTAACCATGTAA
- a CDS encoding YihY/virulence factor BrkB family protein — MVIDLRFLTLLTKRVLQDDVFGLAAQLAYFFLLSLFPLLIFLATLISFLPISQPELLGFVEDFAPTETFTLIETNLNDLMEKRNGGLLSFGIIATIWSASNGINAIVRAFNHAYDVKESRSFFVARGMSILLTFAMIFVFIVALLLPVFGKQIGIFLFSSFGLSDEFLSIWNALRWVVSSLILFTVFVGLYWIAPNKKFKCVRAVPGAIFATIGWALVSLAFSYYVSNFGNYSATYGSIGAIIVLMIWFYMSGIIMIIGGEINALYSKIKDEAC, encoded by the coding sequence ATGGTTATTGATCTGAGATTTCTTACCTTACTTACAAAAAGAGTATTGCAGGATGATGTATTTGGACTAGCTGCACAGCTAGCCTACTTCTTTCTGCTTTCTTTATTTCCATTGCTCATATTTTTAGCGACGTTGATTTCGTTTTTACCCATTTCTCAACCAGAGCTCTTAGGTTTTGTGGAAGATTTTGCTCCAACGGAAACCTTTACTCTGATTGAAACCAACTTAAACGACCTTATGGAAAAAAGGAATGGCGGCTTGCTGTCTTTCGGGATCATTGCCACCATTTGGTCAGCATCCAATGGTATTAACGCCATTGTTCGGGCATTTAACCATGCATACGATGTCAAAGAGAGCCGTTCTTTTTTTGTCGCAAGGGGCATGTCGATCTTATTAACCTTTGCAATGATTTTTGTCTTTATTGTCGCCTTGTTGCTACCTGTTTTCGGAAAACAAATCGGCATCTTCTTATTTTCTTCATTTGGTTTATCAGATGAATTTTTGTCCATTTGGAATGCGCTTCGATGGGTGGTTAGTTCACTCATTTTGTTTACGGTATTTGTCGGTTTGTACTGGATCGCGCCAAATAAAAAATTCAAGTGTGTCCGTGCGGTACCTGGAGCTATTTTTGCCACCATCGGTTGGGCACTCGTTTCACTGGCTTTTTCTTACTATGTAAGTAATTTCGGTAATTACTCGGCAACTTATGGAAGCATCGGAGCCATCATTGTATTGATGATTTGGTTTTACATGTCAGGAATTATTATGATTATTGGTGGAGAGATTAACGCACTATATAGCAAAATAAAGGATGAAGCATGCTAA
- a CDS encoding helix-turn-helix domain-containing protein, with amino-acid sequence MIGDRVKKLRLEKKMSMSELAEQAGVAKSYLSSLERNLQTNPSIQFLEKISAVLHVPVDHLIHEHPNKDELDSDWMKLVKEAMNSGVSKDQFKEFLEFNKWRSNQSNNS; translated from the coding sequence ATGATTGGAGATCGTGTTAAAAAACTTCGTCTTGAGAAGAAAATGTCCATGTCTGAGCTAGCAGAACAAGCTGGTGTCGCGAAATCATACTTAAGTTCATTAGAAAGAAATTTACAAACGAATCCGTCTATCCAATTTCTTGAGAAAATTTCAGCTGTCCTTCATGTACCAGTTGATCATCTTATACATGAGCACCCAAATAAAGACGAACTAGATTCTGACTGGATGAAGCTTGTGAAAGAGGCTATGAACTCCGGGGTTTCGAAGGATCAATTTAAAGAATTTCTTGAGTTTAATAAATGGAGAAGTAACCAATCAAATAATAGCTAA
- the map gene encoding type I methionyl aminopeptidase, with amino-acid sequence MIVLKSPREIEAMKKAGELLAACHKEIKKIIKPGITTWEIDQFVDTYLARHGAIAQQKGYRGYEYATCASINDEICHGFPRKEPLNTGDIVTIDMVVNVNGALADSAWTYMVGEASEETKRLVEVTKTSLYKGIEAAVIGNRIGDIGHAIQTYVEGEGFSVVRNFIGHGIGTSIHEKPDVPHFGLPGKGPRIKEGMVFTIEPMVNVGSYETKMDSNGWTARTIDGENSAQFEHTIAITKNGPIILTDQGE; translated from the coding sequence ATGATTGTTTTAAAATCACCTCGTGAGATTGAGGCAATGAAAAAAGCAGGGGAGCTTCTGGCTGCTTGTCATAAAGAAATTAAAAAAATAATCAAACCAGGAATAACCACTTGGGAAATTGACCAGTTTGTTGATACATATTTAGCCCGGCATGGTGCTATTGCTCAGCAAAAGGGTTACAGAGGTTACGAGTATGCAACATGTGCAAGCATTAATGATGAGATTTGCCACGGCTTTCCAAGAAAAGAACCACTAAATACAGGGGACATTGTCACGATAGATATGGTTGTTAATGTGAATGGTGCCTTAGCAGACTCTGCGTGGACGTATATGGTGGGAGAAGCTTCCGAAGAAACAAAACGTTTGGTAGAGGTAACAAAAACGAGCTTGTACAAAGGAATTGAAGCAGCCGTTATAGGAAATCGAATCGGAGATATCGGACATGCCATCCAAACCTATGTGGAAGGAGAGGGATTCTCGGTCGTAAGAAACTTTATTGGCCATGGAATTGGCACCTCCATTCATGAAAAGCCGGATGTTCCGCACTTTGGACTACCAGGAAAAGGTCCACGCATAAAAGAAGGAATGGTATTTACGATCGAACCGATGGTGAATGTCGGAAGTTACGAAACCAAAATGGATTCCAATGGTTGGACCGCTCGTACCATTGATGGGGAAAACTCGGCTCAATTTGAGCACACAATCGCCATCACGAAGAATGGTCCGATCATTTTAACCGACCAAGGAGAATAA